One window of Inquilinus sp. Marseille-Q2685 genomic DNA carries:
- a CDS encoding LacI family DNA-binding transcriptional regulator has translation MTTLRDVANRAGVSIGSVSAVINRTAPVSATLRQRVLAAIDELGYAPDGVARSLKTGRTRTIGLVIPDITNPLFAALAATIERACDAAGYALVLCATADDPEKELRHLRLMRTQRADGLVLVLSGVEPGNAEAIRRLVTMPAVLVDRTLRGLADFDSVTVDNRAAARLAVEHMIRCGHRRIGIVTGRPGISISTERFEGYREAVAEAGLTLDEDLAACGDFHIETAMRATATLLQRQPRPTAIFSTSNLTTIGVMRAIAEQGLRCPEDVSVAGIDDFEWSTAFSPRLTAVVQPVQAIGERAVECLLARLAGPPPAEPVRDVFAPQLVVRESCRVIG, from the coding sequence ATGACGACTTTGCGGGATGTGGCGAACCGGGCCGGGGTGTCGATCGGCTCGGTCTCGGCGGTGATCAACCGGACGGCGCCGGTCAGTGCCACGCTGCGCCAGCGGGTGCTGGCGGCGATCGATGAGCTGGGCTACGCCCCGGACGGGGTGGCGCGCAGCCTGAAGACCGGCCGCACCCGCACCATCGGCCTGGTGATCCCGGACATCACCAATCCTCTCTTCGCCGCGCTGGCCGCGACGATCGAGCGGGCCTGCGACGCCGCCGGCTATGCCCTGGTGCTGTGCGCCACCGCCGACGACCCGGAGAAGGAGCTGCGCCACCTGCGGCTGATGCGCACCCAGCGCGCCGACGGGCTGGTCCTGGTGCTGAGCGGGGTCGAGCCCGGCAATGCCGAGGCGATCCGGCGTCTGGTCACCATGCCGGCCGTGCTGGTCGACCGCACGCTGCGGGGCCTCGCCGATTTCGATTCCGTCACCGTCGACAACCGGGCCGCGGCGCGGCTGGCGGTCGAGCACATGATCCGCTGCGGCCACCGCCGCATCGGCATCGTCACCGGCCGGCCGGGAATCTCGATCTCGACCGAGCGCTTCGAAGGCTATCGCGAAGCGGTGGCCGAGGCCGGCCTCACCCTCGACGAGGATCTCGCCGCCTGCGGCGACTTCCATATCGAGACCGCGATGCGGGCCACGGCGACGTTGTTGCAGCGGCAGCCACGGCCGACCGCGATCTTCTCGACCAGCAACCTGACCACGATCGGGGTGATGCGGGCGATCGCGGAGCAGGGCCTGCGCTGCCCGGAGGACGTGTCGGTCGCCGGCATCGACGATTTCGAATGGAGCACCGCCTTCTCGCCGCGGCTGACAGCGGTGGTGCAGCCGGTGCAGGCGATCGGCGAGCGGGCGGTGGAATGCCTGCTGGCGCGCCTCGCCGGCCCGCCGCCGGCCGAGCCGGTCCGCGACGTGTTCGCGCCGCAGCTGGTGGTCCGGGAGTCCTGCCGCGTGATCGGCTGA
- a CDS encoding sugar ABC transporter substrate-binding protein, whose protein sequence is MTRRNGTTTLGRRKLLAAGTALAGGSLLPMPYLSRAQAQEGPLKFWQFYAPGGAVPGQVRWFQDTVKAWNDSQEVKVELEYIPTSQYINGTKLQTAFAAGEGPDIFLISPGDFLRYHNGGALLDLAPYVTAEARADYYDTAIATRLVDDGLYGLPMEVEPMAIYYSVKAFKEAGLGEADIPKTWDQLLDVAKTLTNDRRFGILFETNPGYYQNFTWYPFLWQGGGEIVGPDGKSGFNSDAARAALKFWQDAVARGVAPRKPLGYGANDIAANLGSGFCAMQNVGIWGISALRNADPNFDYGVFKLPVPPGGQDRTVAGGWAFVANANGRNTEASGKFCAWALGSMEPGSVRRVADWCTKAKSDMPPRKSAFAEATAAQAYGSGAMKSFAEQVFPTARGEPRVPPQVYKAISDAIQACQLNGEDPGKRAEMAAQQIDSFLAGYDGAPIL, encoded by the coding sequence ATGACCCGCCGCAACGGCACCACCACGCTCGGACGCCGCAAGCTCCTGGCCGCCGGCACCGCCCTGGCCGGGGGCAGCCTGCTACCGATGCCCTACCTGTCCCGGGCGCAGGCGCAGGAGGGGCCGCTGAAGTTCTGGCAGTTCTACGCGCCGGGCGGCGCCGTGCCCGGCCAGGTGCGGTGGTTCCAGGACACGGTCAAGGCCTGGAACGACAGCCAGGAGGTGAAGGTCGAGCTGGAATACATCCCGACCTCGCAATACATCAACGGCACCAAGCTGCAGACCGCCTTCGCCGCCGGCGAAGGGCCCGACATCTTCCTGATCAGCCCCGGCGACTTCCTGCGCTACCACAATGGCGGCGCGCTGCTGGACCTCGCCCCCTATGTCACGGCCGAGGCCCGCGCCGACTACTACGACACCGCCATCGCCACCCGGCTGGTCGACGACGGCCTCTACGGCCTGCCGATGGAGGTCGAGCCGATGGCGATCTACTACAGCGTCAAGGCCTTCAAGGAGGCCGGCCTCGGCGAGGCCGACATCCCGAAGACCTGGGACCAGCTGCTGGACGTCGCCAAGACGCTGACCAACGACCGGCGCTTCGGCATCCTGTTCGAGACCAATCCCGGCTATTACCAGAACTTCACCTGGTACCCGTTCCTGTGGCAGGGCGGCGGGGAGATCGTCGGCCCGGACGGCAAGAGCGGCTTCAACTCCGACGCCGCCCGCGCCGCGCTGAAATTCTGGCAGGACGCGGTCGCCCGGGGCGTCGCCCCGCGCAAGCCGCTGGGCTATGGCGCCAACGACATCGCCGCCAATCTCGGCTCCGGCTTCTGCGCCATGCAGAATGTCGGCATCTGGGGCATCAGCGCCCTGCGCAACGCCGACCCGAACTTCGACTACGGCGTGTTCAAGCTGCCGGTGCCGCCGGGCGGCCAGGACCGCACCGTGGCCGGCGGCTGGGCCTTCGTCGCCAACGCCAACGGCCGCAACACCGAGGCGTCGGGCAAGTTCTGCGCCTGGGCGCTGGGGTCGATGGAGCCGGGATCGGTGCGGCGCGTCGCCGACTGGTGCACCAAGGCCAAGAGCGACATGCCGCCGCGCAAATCGGCCTTCGCCGAGGCCACGGCCGCCCAGGCCTATGGCAGCGGCGCGATGAAGAGCTTCGCCGAGCAGGTGTTCCCGACCGCTCGCGGCGAGCCGCGCGTGCCGCCCCAGGTGTACAAGGCGATCTCCGACGCGATCCAGGCCTGCCAGCTGAACGGCGAGGATCCCGGCAAGCGCGCCGAGATGGCGGCGCAGCAGATCGACAGCTTCCTGGCCGGCTACGACGGCGCGCCGATCCTGTGA
- the garD gene encoding galactarate dehydratase, which yields MPEPGTAEAPRTIRLHEADNVAIVVNSFGLPEGTRLPGGPTLRQFVPQGHKVALSDIAEGAEIRRYGEVIGRAARPLAAGDWVEEAAVLVPAAPALDRLELATRPATPLPPLDGYTFEGFRNPDGSVGTKNVLAISTSVQCVAGTLDFAVKRIKEQLLPRFPNVDDVVALNHSYGCGVAINAPEAAVPIRTLQNLALNPNFGGEVMIVGLGCEKLQPERLMPDGMPPGIVRLQEEAGFGAMIESILGMAEARLEVLNRRRRETCPASDLVVGVQCGGSDAFSGVTANPAVGFAADLLVRAGATVMFSEVTEVRDAIHLLTPRAATEEVGRALIREMAWYDAYLARGEADRSANPSPGNKKGGLANVVEKALGSVVKSGTSPIVDVLAPGERVRKKGLVFAATPASDFVCGTLQLASGMTLQVFTTGRGTPYGLAAAPVIKMSTRTDLARRWSDLIDLDAGRIASGEATIEEVGWDLFRLILDVASGRAKPWSDRWGLFNALTLFNPAPVT from the coding sequence ATGCCGGAGCCAGGAACGGCCGAAGCCCCCCGCACCATCCGGCTGCACGAGGCCGACAACGTCGCCATCGTGGTCAACTCCTTCGGCCTGCCGGAGGGCACGCGCCTTCCGGGCGGCCCGACCCTGCGGCAGTTCGTGCCGCAGGGGCACAAGGTGGCACTATCCGACATCGCCGAGGGCGCCGAGATCCGGCGCTATGGCGAGGTGATCGGCCGCGCCGCCCGGCCGCTCGCGGCCGGAGACTGGGTCGAGGAGGCGGCGGTGCTGGTGCCGGCCGCCCCGGCGCTCGACCGGCTGGAGCTCGCCACCCGGCCGGCGACGCCGCTGCCGCCGCTCGACGGCTATACCTTCGAGGGCTTCCGCAACCCCGACGGGTCGGTCGGCACCAAGAACGTGCTGGCGATCAGCACCAGCGTGCAATGCGTGGCCGGCACGCTGGATTTCGCGGTGAAGCGGATCAAGGAGCAGCTGCTGCCCCGCTTCCCGAACGTCGACGACGTGGTGGCGCTGAACCACAGCTACGGCTGCGGTGTCGCCATCAACGCGCCCGAGGCGGCGGTGCCGATCCGCACCCTGCAGAACCTGGCGCTGAACCCGAATTTCGGCGGCGAGGTGATGATCGTCGGCCTGGGCTGCGAGAAGCTGCAGCCCGAGCGGCTGATGCCGGACGGCATGCCTCCGGGCATCGTGCGCCTTCAGGAGGAGGCCGGCTTCGGCGCCATGATCGAGTCGATCCTGGGGATGGCCGAGGCGCGGCTGGAGGTACTGAACCGGCGCCGCCGCGAGACCTGCCCGGCCTCGGACCTCGTGGTCGGGGTGCAGTGCGGCGGCAGCGATGCCTTCTCCGGCGTCACCGCCAATCCGGCGGTGGGCTTCGCCGCCGACCTGCTGGTCCGCGCCGGCGCCACGGTGATGTTCTCCGAGGTCACCGAGGTGCGCGACGCCATCCACCTGCTGACGCCGCGGGCGGCGACCGAGGAGGTCGGCCGTGCCCTGATCCGCGAGATGGCCTGGTACGACGCCTATCTCGCCCGCGGCGAGGCCGACCGCAGCGCCAACCCGTCGCCCGGCAACAAGAAGGGCGGCCTGGCCAATGTCGTCGAGAAGGCGCTCGGCTCGGTGGTGAAATCGGGCACGAGCCCGATCGTCGACGTGCTGGCGCCCGGCGAGCGGGTGCGGAAGAAGGGCTTGGTTTTCGCCGCCACTCCGGCCAGCGACTTCGTCTGCGGCACGCTGCAGTTGGCCTCCGGCATGACGCTGCAGGTCTTCACCACCGGCCGCGGCACGCCCTACGGCCTGGCGGCGGCGCCAGTGATCAAGATGTCGACCCGCACCGACCTGGCCCGGCGCTGGTCCGACCTGATCGATCTCGACGCCGGGCGGATCGCCAGCGGCGAGGCGACGATCGAAGAGGTCGGCTGGGACCTGTTCCGTCTGATCCTCGACGTCGCCAGCGGCCGCGCCAAGCCCTGGTCCGACCGCTGGGGCCTGTTCAATGCGCTGACGCTGTTCAACCCGGCGCCGGTGACGTGA